In Candidatus Contubernalis alkalaceticus, the genomic window AAAATTTAATGTAGGCTTAGGTGTGATTCATTTTATGAAGTAGTGCTGTGGTTTATTCAGATATATATAAAGATATCAGGAGGACTTTAAAAAATGGGTAATATAATTTCAGGGGGTATTACAGCAGTTCCCTGCATAAAGGCAGCAGCCGTAAGCTGCGGGATTAAGGGAGATAAAAAGGATCTGGCCGTTGTATATTCGGAAGTGCCCTTGGTGAGTGCCGCAGTTTTTACCACTAACCTGGTTAAAGCGGCACCGGTTCTGGTCAGCCAAAGAAATATTAAAGAGAAAGTGACCCGGGCAGTGGTGGTGAACAGTGGAAATGCCAATGCCTGTTCAGGTTTGAGAGGGCTGAAGGATGCTGAGAGAATGGCTGCTCTGACTGCTGAATATCTAAAACTTTGCCCTGGGGAGATTCTGGTTTCCTCCACCGGGGTCATTGGTCAATTTCTGCCTATGGAAAAAGTGGAAAAAGGGATAAAAATGGCAGTGGAAAACCTTACTGAAGAGGGGGGCAGCGACTCTGCAGAGGCTATTCTAACGACTGATACGGTGAAAAAGGAAATAGCCTACCGGTTTATGCTGGCTGGAAAAACTGTTACCCTGGGGGCTATGGCCAAAGGTTCCGGCATGATTTGTCCAAATATGGCTACTATGCTGGCTTTTATTACTACCGATGTGAAGATAAGTAAGGAACTGCTGCAGAAAGCTCTGCAGGAATCGGTAAAGTGTTCTTACAATTTAATTACCGTGGACGGGGACACCAGCACCAACGACATGGTCTTACTCTTAGCCAATGGTCAGGCCGAGAATCCAGAAATAACTGAAGAAGGTGAAGACTATCAAGCATTTCTAGAGGCACTTAATTATGTCAACAAGGCCATGGCCCGTCAGATTATCTTAGACGGGGAAGGAACTACCAAGTTAATAGAAGTAACTCTCCAGGGGTTTAAGGATTATGATACAGGCCGTAAACTGGTCATGGGTATTCTTAATTCCAACCTGGTCAAGACTGCCTTTTTTGGGGAAGACGCTAACTGGGGAAGAATAATTACCGCAATGGGTTATTCCAGCAGTAATTTCTGCCCAGAAAAAGTAGATATCTTTTTAGGTGACCTGCAGGTGATGAAGGAGGGGGTGGGACTAATATTTGATGAAGCTTCAGCCAAAGAGATATTGAGTCATAAAGAGGTAAAAGTGTTTATTGACCTGAAGGAAGGGAAGGATAAAATAACAGCCTGGGGCTCGGATTTGAGCCACCAGTATGTGACTATCAACAGCTCATACCGGACATAAAGCGGTTCTGCGGTTAGGTACCCCGGTGGCTGTTGTTAGGAAAATTCTAAGGAATCTCTTAAGCTATCACGAGAGTAAAAAGGGGAACTATAGAAGAGGAATAGGTTTTTGAGTCAAGGAACTGTCCCCTGACTCACTTTAAATGGAGGTGTAAAGATATGCAGGAGATTATTAAGAAGGCAGAGGTGCTGGTTGAGGCGCTTCCCTATATCCGGGCTTTTGCGGACAAAACTCTGGTAATTAAATATGGCGGCCAGGCCATGGTGAACGATGAACTGAAGAAATCCGTAATTATAGATATCATACTTTTAAAATATATCGGATTAAATCCCATCCTGGTCCACGGCGGCGGGGCGGAGGTTACCCGGCTGATGGAAAAGGTGGGAAAAGAGGCGGAGTTTGTCAATGGCCTTCGGGTTACTGATAAGGAAACCATTGAGCTGGTGGAAATGGTTCTGGTGGGTAAGATTAACAAGGAAATTGTAGGGCTTATTAACCAGTACGGAGGGAAGGCGGTGGGTTTGAGCGGAAAGGACAGCAATCTGATTATTGCTCAGAAGCGCCCTCCGGAAAGCATGGTGGTGGAGGGGGAAGAAAGGATTGTGGACCTGGGTTATGTGGGGGACATTGTGCAGATCAATCCCGAAGTAATAAATATCCTGAGCGCTCAAGGTTACATCCCGGTGATTTCTACCCTGGGGGTAAATTTGAACGGTGAGAGTTTGAATATTAACGCCGACCATGTGGCGGGGGAAATGGCCGCCGCATTGGGGGCGGAAAAATTAATGATTTTAACCGATGTAGAGGGAATTTTTGAGGATCCAAAGGATACCTCCTCTCTGATTGCCACCCTGCCCAGGGCCCAGGCCATAGAGATGATTGAGCGGGCTAAAATAAGCCAGGGAATGATTCCTAAGGTGCAAGCCTGTTTGAAGGCTCTGGAGCATGAGGTTCGCAGAACTCACATTGTGGACGGTAGGATGCCGCATTCACTGCTTCTGGAAATCTTTACGGATCATGGAATAGGCACTATGGTAATTGAGTAAGTAAAGGAGGCTTAACCCCCAAAATAAGGGGAGCATATGGAAAATATAAAAGAGCTGGAAAAAAAATATATTATCAATACCTATGGGAGAGACCCGGAAGTTACGCCTCTTTTTGTTAAGGGACAGGGAAGTAATCTCTGGGATGAACAAGGGAACTCATATCTGGACCTGGTCAGTGGCCTGGCGGTGAATATTTTGGGGCACTGCCCCAAGGTGGTAGTAGATGCCCTGCAGGAGCAGTCCAAAAAGCTGTTTCACTGCTCAAATCTTTTCTATACCGAACCACAGGTGCAGCTGGCCCAACTTTTAGTGGAAAACTCATCTTTGGACCAGGTATTCTTCTGTAACAGCGGAGCTGAAGCCAACGAAGCGGCCATTAAACTGGCCCGGAAGTATGCAAAGCTTTTCGTGGATGAAGATCGCTTTGAAATAATAACCGCATTAAAATCTTTCCACGGCCGAACCATGGCCACCATAACGGCCACCGGGCAGCCTAAATTTCACCAGGGCTTTGAGCCTATGGTACCGGGATTTAAATATGCTCCTTTCAATGACCTGGAGGCTTTTGCCTCTTTGGTGGGTGACCAGACCTGTGCCATTTTAGTGGAACCGGTGCAGGGGGAGGGCGGTGTCCATGTTGGTACAGTTAAATTTATCCAAGGATTGAGGAATCTTTGCGATGAGAAGAAACTGCTGCTTATTTTTGATGAGGTGCAGTGTGGTATTGGGCGAACCGGGAAGTTTCTGGCTTCAGAACATTATGGGGTTCAACCGGACATAACTACCCTGGCCAAGGGGTTGGGGGGCGGAGTGCCCATAGGGGCTATGATGGCTGTGCAGGAGGTTGCCCGGGGATTTAATCCGGGAGATCATGCGACTACCTTTGGGGGAAATCCCCTGGCCTGTGCTGCGGCCATAGCGGTGTTGAAGACAATCTTAGAAAATGATTTCCTGGTATATGTTAAACGGAATAGTGAGTATTTTGTACAGGAACTGGAGCAGCTGAAGAAAAAGCTTCCTTCCTTAATTAAAGAAATCAGGGCCAGCGGTATGATGGTGGCTGTGGAAATAGAAGGAGACAGCCGAGGCCGAGAAGTGATGAAAGAATGCTTAAAAAAGGGTCTGGTAATAAACTGCATCGGTGGAAATGTACTCAGGTTTCTGCCGCCCTTAAACGTGACCGCATCTGAGTTGAGGTTCGCTTTGGATGTTTTAGAGGGTGTGCTGAAGAAGTTGAAATAAACTGTGCTTTTTAGAAAGTAAATGATCAGGAGGAAGATTATGCCCAGACGAAAAGAAATAAAAAAGGTCCTGGTCATAGGTTCAGGACCCATTATTATCGGCCAGGCGGCGGAGTTCGATTATGCTGGCACCCAGGCCTGCAAGGCCTTGAGGGAAGAGGGCATTGAAGTGGTACTGGTAAATAGTAATCCGGCTACTATTATGACCGATCTGGATATGGCCGACCGGGTGTACATCGAACCCTTGACCGTTGAGTTTTTAAAAAAGATTATACTAAGGGAATCGCCTGATGGTATTCTACCCACTTTGGGTGGGCAGACCGGCCTGAATCTGGCCATGGAACTTTCCGAAGAAAACTTTCTGCAGAAAACCGGAGTAATTCTTTTAGGCACTCCCCTGGAAGCTATAAAAAAAGCGGAAGACCGGGAAATATTTAAACAGACTATGATGGATTTAAATGAATCCATTCCCGCCAGTTCTATTGTACGTAACCTGGAGGAGGCTATTAATTTTGTCCAGGAGGTGGGATACCCAATTGTAGTCAGGCCTGCTTACACCCTGGGAGGTTCCGGGGGAGGATTGGTATATTCTGAGAGGGAGCTGGTGGCCCAGCTTAAGAAGGGATTAAAGATGAGCCTGATTCACCAGGTGCTGCTGGAACAGAGTGTGGCCGGATGGAAGGAAATCGAGTTTGAAGTAATGAGGGATGGGAAAGACGCCTGTATTACTGTCTGCAGCATGGAAAATATTGATCCCATTGGCATACATACCGGCGACAGCGTGGTGGTGGCACCGGCATTGACCCTGACGGATTCCGAATACCACGCTCTAAGGTGTGCTTCTTTAAAAATTATACGGGCCTTGGGCATTGAAGGGGGCTGCAATATTCAGTTTGCCGTTAACCCCCATGATTTTGTATATAACGTAATTGAGGTGAACCCCCGGGTGAGCCGTTCCAGTGCTCTAGCCTCCAAAGCCACCGGATACCCTATTGCCAAGGTGGCGGCCAAGATCGCTGCCGGCTATTCCCTGGAGGAAATACAGAATGCGGTGACCAAAAAGACTACCGCCTGTTTTGAGCCCAGCATTGACTATGTGGTTTTAAAGTTTCCCCGCTGGCCCTTTGATAAGTTTGTATTGGCGGACCGAAAACTGGGAACACAGATGAAGGCTACCGGAGAGGTAATGTCTATTGACCGGACCTTCGAGGGTGCCTTTTTGAAAGCCCTGCGCTCTTTAGAAATAAATATCTTTGGGTTCTTGACCGGTGCTTATGAAGATTGGAAGGATGAAGCCATTACCAGGGAACTGGAAAAAGCCAGTGATGAAAGGCTATTTGTGCTGGCAGAGGCTTTTCGAAGAGATTGGACTATGGAAAGAGTGCATGAATTAACTAATATAGATAATTTCTTTTTGTTTAAATTTAAAAAAATAGTGGCGATAGCTAAAAGTTTTATCGGCCTTGAACTGGAGGAAGTTACGGCAGAGGATCTTTGGGAGGCCAAGAGAAGGGGTTTTGCCGACCAGGATCTGGCAAATCTTTTAAATGTGGATATGATGGAGGTCAGGGCTCTTCGGGAAAACTTTTGCATAATGCCCACCTATAAGATGGTGGACACCTGTGCCGGTGAGTTTGAAGCGGCAACTCCTTATTATTATTCCACCTATGAAGAGGAGGACGAGGTGGAGATTTCGGACAAAAGACGGGTATTGGTCATCGGTTCCGGCCCCATCCGCATCGGCCAGGGGGTAGAATTTGACTACTGTTCAGTCCATGCGGTCTGGGCACTGCAGCAGGCGGGACGAGAAGCCATTATAATTAACAACAACCCGGAAACGGTGAGCACTGATTTTGATTGTGCCGATAAGCTCTATTTCGAGCCTTTAACTCCCGAGGACGTGCTGAATATCATAGACAAGGAGAAGCCTGAGGGGGTAGTAGTTCAGTTCGGCGGGCAGACAGCTATTAACCTGGCGGAGTTTTTAAAGGATAGGGGGATTAATATACTGGGGACCTCTGTGGAGAATATAGACCTTGCGGAGAACCGCCAAAAGTTTTGGGAACTGCTCCAGTCTCTGGGGATATCCCAGGCCGAGGGAGCCTCAGTATTTACTCCTCAGGAGGCCATGGGAGTGGCGCTTAAATTGGGATTTCCCCTGCTGATCCGTCCTTCTTACGTGATTGGAGGCCGGGCCATGTTTCTGGTGCACAACGAAGAACAGATGTATACTTACCTGAAGCTGGCGGCCAAAGTATCTCCCAATCATCCAGTCTTAATTGATAAATATCTTTTAGGGATGGAGGTAGAAGTAGATGCCATCTCTGATGGGGAAAACATACTTATTCCGGGGATAATGGAGCATATAGAGCGGGCCGGCATTCATTCCGGGGACAGTATGGCCGTATTTCCACCCCGTAATATTACTCAAAAACAGCTGGATACCCTGGTGAATTACACAGAAAAAATAGCCAGGGCCTTAGAAATAAAAGGGTTGGTTAATATTCAGTTTGTAATATATAAAGATAGAGTCTATGTCCTGGAGGTGAACCCCCGGGCCAGCCGCACTATACCCATTTTGAGCAAGGTAACCGGTGTGCCCATGGTGAAGCTGGCGGTAGATATTATGATGGGGGCCCGTTTAAAGGACCTGGGTTTTGGCATTGGACTAAGAGAACATCCCCACTATATGACCGTCAAGGCCCCGGTATTTTCTTTTGAAAAGCTGACCCAGGTGGATATCTCTTTAGGTCCCGAAATGAAATCTACCGGGGAAGTCCTGGGAATGGATTTGACCTTCATAGGAGCTCTGTATAAAACTATGTTGGCAGGGGGATACTCTTTTCCTCAAAAGGGCAGGATCCTTTTTTCCGTAGCTTTACAGGACAAAAATGACATTTTACCCCTGGCCAAAAGGTTTGCGCAGCTGGGTTTTGAGCTTTTCGCTACTGCAGGGACAGCGGAAAGTTTGAAGGAATACGGAGTTCGGGAGATTGAAATTGTGAAGAAGATTGGAGAGGGGAAGCCCAATGTGCTGGACCTAATCCAGGAGGGGGTTTTTGACCTGGTGGTGAACACCCCTACCTTTGGGCAGAAGCTTAGTTCCACCGGCTACCAGATGAGGAGAAGCTGCGTAGAATTAAAGATTCCCTGCCTTACCTCTCCGGATACGGTACAGGCTTTTCTGGAGGTGCTGGAAATGAAGTATGGGGAGGGGAAGGGTTTTTCCGTAAAAACGGTGAAAGAATATCTGGATGAATTCATTTAAAAAGGAGTGAAATCATGTCTATTTCTGCACAGGAAATAAAAGATGCAGCCTGGGATGCCCGGTTAGAACTGGATTCCCAGGAAGAGTCCGAACTTTTGAAGGAAGCCCAGCAGCTTTTTGAAGATTTAGTCTCTTTTATTGACCCTACTTTTGAAAATATTTCTCAAACCTTTTACCCTATCTCATCAAAAGCTGTTATGCGGGAGGATGAGGTAGAGCTTTCGCTTCCTGTAAATACCGCCCTGGCTAATGCCCCGGATGCCGATGATTTTTGTCATCATGTACCCAGAATCATTGAAGAATAAGGTTAGAAGGAGGATTTCAGTTGAAAATTTCAAAGGGCTGCACAAAAGAAAAAATATGTCCAAAAGAAGCAGACTTAAAAGAATTAGCCCGGATAGTGTATGATCGGGCTAAAATGGCTGAAGAAAATTATAACGCTTTCATTACCTTAGATGAGCAGTATCTAAACAGCCAGGTGGAGAAACTCTCTGCAGGAGAAAAGGATGATAAGAAACCCCTGTCCGGTATTCCGGCTGTTTTAGGAGATAACTTATGTACCGAAGGGATAAGGACCACCTGCGGTTCCAAAATATTAGAAAATTATACATCCCCTTTTAATGCTCTGGTGGCAGACAGACTTCAGGAGGCAGGGTCTATAATAGTAGGAAAAACAAATATTGATGAATTTGGAATAGGAGATTCCCGGGGAATATCACACTTTGGCAGGGTTAAAAACCCCTGGGATGCAAACCATACTGCTGGTTCCGGTACAGCCTGTGCAGTAGCCTCAGGTTCTGCGGTTTTCGGACTGGGTTCAGATGCCCGGGGAGGATTGAGGCAGTCTGCCGCTTACAGTGGTTTAGGAGGATTGAAGCCCAGCTTTGGGAGAATATCCCGCTGGGGACTTATTGATTATGCTCCATCATTGGACCAGATCGGTATAATAGCTAAAACCGCCATGGATATGGCTCTGGTACTGGAGTGTATAGCCGGTGAGGATTATCGTGATTCTTCTACTCTGAAAAATCCTGCTCCCGGTTATTTAGACCTGCTGGAGGAGAACCCTGCGGATATTAAAATAGGCCTGTTAAAGGGATATGATGTAGAATCCTTAGAGCCTGAAGTTAAAGCTTTGTTTGAAAAAGAGCTGGCCAGGTTAAAAGATATTGGCTGCAGTATTGTAGAAGTAGAACTGCCTAATTTTCTTAAATCTTCAACTACAGCTTCTATTATTGGAGCGGTAGAAGCTTATTCAAACCTGGCCAACTTTGACGGTGTGCGCTTTGGCTATAGGGGCAGTTCTAAACATCTCCAGGAAATGTACATAAAAAGCAGAACCGAAGGGTTTGGTTCTTTCTTAAAAAAATATTTAACCTTTGGAGCGCTGGCTTCTGCGGAGGACCATATTAAAGAAATCTTTAATCCGGCTCAAAAAATGAGGACTAAGATTAAAGAAGAATTAGAAGAGGCACTTAAAACCGTTGACATGGTGGTAACACCTACCGTTCCTTTCCGTGCCCCTGTCTTTTCAAACTTGGACAGCTTTTATGGCATTGATAGTCATGCCCATACTTTTACTGCGGCAGTTAACCTGGCAGGGCTTCCGGCCTTAACGGTACCTGTTAAAGCTGACCAGGATTTACCTACAGGGCTCCAACTAATAGGAAGGGCTTTTGAAGAAGGGAAACTGTTGAATGTATGGAAGGCTTTGGATAAATAAGTTTTTTTTTACTTTTCGCTGTAGTGCCAGGACGTAAAGGCAAAGGAGCCTAATAATTTTAAGCAGAGGTGAAAAACAATGAAGTTTGAGCCTGTAATAGGTTTAGAAATACATGTAGAATTGTTAACTAAAACAAAAATCTTCTGCGGCTGCAGCAATACCTTCGGCTCGGAACCTAACTCGCAAACATGCCCTGTCTGCCTGGGGCTGCCCGGTTCCCGCCCCCTTTTGAATAAACAAGCCGTCGAGTTTGCCATTAAAGCATCGTTGGCCTTGAACTGTGAAATTGCAGAATACACAACTTTTGACCGAAAAAATTATTTTTATGCCGACCTTCCCAAGGGATATCAGATTTCACAGTATTTTTATCCCACGGGGACCAATGGATACGTAGATATTAATGTAAACGGAGATAGCAAAAGAGTGCGTATTCATCAGCTGCACCTGGAGGAGGATACGGGGAAACTTCTTCATTCAGGCAGTATTTTAGATTCCCCTTACAGCCGGGTGGATTTTAACCGTGCCGGTGTACCCTTGATAGAAATAGTTACTGAACCAGATATCCGCAGTGCTGAAGAAGCCCGGGTTTTTCTACAGAAATTAAGAACGATACTTTTGTACACAGAAGTATCCGACTGTAAAATGGAAGAAGGTTCTATGCGCTGTGACGCAAATATTAGCATAAGGCCTGAAGGAAGTAAGGTTTTAGGCAGTAAAACTGAGTTAAAAAATATGAACTCTTTCAAGGCGGTTCAAAAGGGAATCGAATATGAGATTAAAAGACAGACCAAAGTATTAGAAGCCGGCAGTGAGGTGGTACCTGAGACCCGGCATTGGAATGAGGGGAAAGGAACCACCACGGCCATGCGCAGCAAGTTTAAGGCCGCTAATTACCGTTGTTTCCCGGATCCCAATGTTTTTCCTATAGAAAACAACAGTGATTGGATTGAAAATATTAAAAACCATATGCCGGAACTTCCTGATGAAAAAAAAGCCAGGTTTGTTGCGGATCATAATCTTCCGCAGTATGATGCCGAAGTTTTGACTTCCAGCAGTGAACTGGCAGAATTTTACGACCGAACGGTTTCCCTGTACCCTAATCCCAAGTTTGTCAGCAACTGGGTTATGGGAGAATTAATAGGGTTGTTAAATGCCAAAAAAGAAGATATTTCTGCATGTAAGATTACTCCCTCAAGTTTGGCCAGGCTTTTCCAGCTGATAGACGACCAGACTATCAGCGGAAAAATAGCTAAAACCGTGTTTCAGGATATGTTTGATACCGGAAAAGACCCGGAAACCATTGTGAAGGAAAAGAACCTGGTGCAGATTACGGATACTGGCGAAATAGAGGTAATTGTTGATCAGGTAATTGAAGCTAATCCGGGATCGGTAGCTGATTTTAAAGGCGGTAAAAAGAAAGCCCTGGGTTTCCTGGTGGGTCAAATCATGAAAGCCACCAAGGGCCAGGCTAACCCTCAAGTCGTAAACAAGCTTTTGGCGGAAAAATTGAAGTAATGTTATAGTGTGGTGTAATTAAAGAACTAAAGGGCTCTAATAATACTAGTAAAATATTTATTAATGTCAATTAGTAAATTGTAAAATTTTTAAAAAAAGGGAGGCAGGTTAGATGTCCCTAAAGGGAAAAGATTTACTAACTTTAAAGGATTGGAGTTCTGAAGAAATATTTCAAGTGCTGGAACTGGCGGAAAAGCTAAAAAAAGAAAACAAGGAAGGGACGTTTCATCCACTGCTGAAAGGGAAAACCTTGGGGATGATATTTCAAAAGGCTTCCACCCGGACCCGTATTTCTTTTGAGGTAGCTATGTGGCAGTTGGGAGGCTATGCTCTTTTCTTAAATCCACAGGATCTGCAGATGGGTCGAGGAGAACCTATCAAGGATACAGCCCGGGTGTTAGCCCGTTACTTAGAGGGGATTATGATTCGTACCTTTTCCCATTCTGAGGTGGAAGAGCTGGCTCACTATGCAGATATTCCTGTAGTCAACGGACTTACCGATACGTATCACCCCTGCCAGGCCCTGGCGGATGTTTTGACCATCCGGGAACACAAGGGGGATTTTAAGGGATTGAAAGTGGCCTATCTGGGGGACGGCAATAATGTAGCTCACTCCCTTATCCTGGCCTGTGCTAAAGTGGGGATTAATGTTTCAGCGGCCTGTCCTACCGGTTATGAACCTGATGAGGAAGTGGTGAATTGGGCGCTCAAGAATCGTTTAGTGCCAGATAGTGAAATTACTGTAACCTCCAGCCCCCAGGAGGCACTAAATAATGCGGATGTGGTTTACACTGATGTTTGGGCTAGTATGGGACAAGAGGGAGAGCATAAGGAGCGCCTTGAAATATTTAAACCCTTTCAATTAAACCAGTCATTATTGAAGCAGGCAAAATCCGACGCAATCGTCCTACACTGCCTGCCGGCCCATCGGGAAGAGGAGATAACCGATGAGGTTATAGAAGGCCCCCAGTCGGCAGTAATGGATCAGGCGGAAAACCGTCTTCACGCCCAGAAAGCCGTCCTGGCCCTGGTAATGGGGTAGATGGAAACTTGGGTTTTCAAGGTGACAATCCTTGACAATGACAAACCTAGAGGAAGGAGTGGGAATATTGAAAGTAGTGTTGGCATATTCGGGAGGGTTGGATACCTCTATTATTATTAAATGGCTTATAGAAAACTATAATTGTGAGGTCATCTGCATGGCTGCCGACGTGGGGCAGGCGGAAGAATTAGAGGGCCTTCGGGAAAAGGCCCTGAATTCCGGAGCATCAAAAATCTATATTGAAGACCTCAAGGAAGAGTTTGTTCGGGATTTTGTTTTTCCTACATTAAAAGCTAATGCTTTGTATGAACAGAAATACCTGCTGGGCACCTCTATCGCCCGTCCGGTGATTGCCAAGCGTATGGTGGAAATTGCTCAAATGGAGGGGGCTTTAGCGTTAGCCCATGGCTGTACCGGAAAAGGAAACGACCAGGTGCGGTTTGAATTGACAGCGAAAGCACTAAATCCTCAGTTAAAAATTATTGCCCCCTGGAGGGAGTGGTCCATAACCTCCAGGGAGGAGGCCATAGATTATGCTCAAATGCATGGGATTCCCATCACGGTAACTAAGGAAAAGCCCTACAGCATGGATCGTAACCTGTGGCACATCAGCTATGAGGGAGGAGTTCTGGAGGATCCCTACCATGAGCCTCATGAAGATATGTTCCTCCTGACAGTAAGCCCTGAAAAAGCACCTGATGAGCCATTGTATATGGAAATCCAGTTTGAGAAGGGTAATCCTCTGGGGATAAATGGTAAGGAATATTCCCCGGTTTCCTTAGTAGAGGAACTGAACCGGTTGGCGGGTCAGCACGGGGTGGGCCGCAGAGATTTGGTTGAAAACCGTCTGGTAGGCATGAAGTCTCGAGGTGTGTATGAGACCCCAGGAGGTACCATTCTCTTTCTGGCTCACCAGGAGTTGGAATCTCTTTGCCTGGACCGGGACACCATGCATTTTAAGGAATTGATTGCTCCCCGCTATGCTCAGCTGGTGTATAACGGCCAGTGGTATACTCCCCTGCGGGAAGCCCTTGATGCTTTTATAGAAAGTACCCAGAAGCGGGTAACCGGTACGGTGCGGGTAAAGCTATACAAAGGCAGCTGCACCGTGGTGGGAATGAAGTCCCCCTATTCCTTATATCGGGAAGACCTGGCCACTTTTGAAAAGGGCGAACTTTACGACCAACGGGATGCGGGAGGTTTTATCAACTGCTTCGGACTGCCCATGATGGTTCAGGGACTCTTGGAGGGTCAGCTGAAGGGGGAAGAATAATGAAACTTTGGGGCGGAAGGTTTCAAAAAAATACAGATAAAATGGTGGAGGACTTTACCGCCTCCATTTTCTTTGACTGCCGTTTAGCGGAGGAGGACATAACCGGGAGCATTGCTCATGCCAGGATGCTGGCTAAAACCGGGATTATCACCCAGGAAGATTCCCAGGAAATGATCCAAGGCCTGCAGGAGATTCGTCAAGAAATCCAGGAGGGACGGTTTGAATACCGGACGGAACTGGAAGATATCCATATGCACATTGAAAAACGCCTGACAGAAAAGATTGGCCCCATTGGTGGGAAACTGCATACCGCCCGGAGCCGAAATGATCAGGTGGCCCTGGATATGCATCTGTATGTGAAAAAAGAAATAAAAAGCACGGTGGAACTTATTGCCCGGCTGCAGGGGGC contains:
- the gatB gene encoding Asp-tRNA(Asn)/Glu-tRNA(Gln) amidotransferase subunit GatB, with the protein product MKFEPVIGLEIHVELLTKTKIFCGCSNTFGSEPNSQTCPVCLGLPGSRPLLNKQAVEFAIKASLALNCEIAEYTTFDRKNYFYADLPKGYQISQYFYPTGTNGYVDINVNGDSKRVRIHQLHLEEDTGKLLHSGSILDSPYSRVDFNRAGVPLIEIVTEPDIRSAEEARVFLQKLRTILLYTEVSDCKMEEGSMRCDANISIRPEGSKVLGSKTELKNMNSFKAVQKGIEYEIKRQTKVLEAGSEVVPETRHWNEGKGTTTAMRSKFKAANYRCFPDPNVFPIENNSDWIENIKNHMPELPDEKKARFVADHNLPQYDAEVLTSSSELAEFYDRTVSLYPNPKFVSNWVMGELIGLLNAKKEDISACKITPSSLARLFQLIDDQTISGKIAKTVFQDMFDTGKDPETIVKEKNLVQITDTGEIEVIVDQVIEANPGSVADFKGGKKKALGFLVGQIMKATKGQANPQVVNKLLAEKLK
- the argF gene encoding ornithine carbamoyltransferase, which codes for MSLKGKDLLTLKDWSSEEIFQVLELAEKLKKENKEGTFHPLLKGKTLGMIFQKASTRTRISFEVAMWQLGGYALFLNPQDLQMGRGEPIKDTARVLARYLEGIMIRTFSHSEVEELAHYADIPVVNGLTDTYHPCQALADVLTIREHKGDFKGLKVAYLGDGNNVAHSLILACAKVGINVSAACPTGYEPDEEVVNWALKNRLVPDSEITVTSSPQEALNNADVVYTDVWASMGQEGEHKERLEIFKPFQLNQSLLKQAKSDAIVLHCLPAHREEEITDEVIEGPQSAVMDQAENRLHAQKAVLALVMG
- a CDS encoding argininosuccinate synthase, giving the protein MTNLEEGVGILKVVLAYSGGLDTSIIIKWLIENYNCEVICMAADVGQAEELEGLREKALNSGASKIYIEDLKEEFVRDFVFPTLKANALYEQKYLLGTSIARPVIAKRMVEIAQMEGALALAHGCTGKGNDQVRFELTAKALNPQLKIIAPWREWSITSREEAIDYAQMHGIPITVTKEKPYSMDRNLWHISYEGGVLEDPYHEPHEDMFLLTVSPEKAPDEPLYMEIQFEKGNPLGINGKEYSPVSLVEELNRLAGQHGVGRRDLVENRLVGMKSRGVYETPGGTILFLAHQELESLCLDRDTMHFKELIAPRYAQLVYNGQWYTPLREALDAFIESTQKRVTGTVRVKLYKGSCTVVGMKSPYSLYREDLATFEKGELYDQRDAGGFINCFGLPMMVQGLLEGQLKGEE